A stretch of the Alphaproteobacteria bacterium genome encodes the following:
- a CDS encoding DUF5676 family membrane protein — MTERLPLRIVPVGMSLAVFLVITYLVCVSYGLIFQNANMHQLLPMLLPGFIWFSWQSFFIGLLWAFAYGWYAAIVFIPIYNFFAARGRKS; from the coding sequence ATGACCGAACGCTTACCGTTGCGGATCGTTCCCGTTGGCATGAGCCTGGCAGTATTTCTGGTCATCACCTACCTGGTTTGCGTGAGCTACGGGTTGATCTTTCAGAATGCGAACATGCATCAGCTGCTCCCCATGTTGCTGCCGGGGTTCATCTGGTTTTCCTGGCAAAGCTTCTTCATTGGATTGCTCTGGGCTTTTGCCTATGGCTGGTATGCGGCAATCGTATTCATACCCATCTACAACTTTTTCGCCGCGCGCGGCCGGAAGTCCTAG
- a CDS encoding carboxymuconolactone decarboxylase family protein translates to MRIDPVPAESPPWLLRPFFWNQRRKYGQVLDAARAWARSPRLFLGVAFLYGIIDRRRSPIEPALRSLITVRVSQINWCVFCVDINSATLLKRGVTPEKIDALVMWRDSALFSDRERAALDYAEAMTRSDLDVEGSHVAALRRYFDDDAIVELTGLIAFQNMSSKFNSALAVPAQGFCRLPNAADRGSSQKAHVVDIQ, encoded by the coding sequence ATGCGCATCGATCCAGTGCCAGCAGAGTCTCCGCCATGGCTCCTGCGGCCTTTCTTCTGGAACCAGCGACGAAAGTACGGTCAGGTCCTGGACGCTGCACGGGCATGGGCCCGCTCGCCACGCCTGTTTCTCGGTGTAGCCTTCCTCTACGGCATAATTGACCGTCGTCGCTCACCCATTGAACCAGCCCTACGCTCACTCATTACTGTGCGCGTGTCACAGATAAACTGGTGTGTCTTCTGCGTCGATATCAATTCCGCCACACTGCTGAAGCGCGGCGTTACCCCGGAGAAGATCGACGCGCTAGTCATGTGGCGTGATAGCGCCCTGTTCTCAGATCGTGAACGCGCCGCACTTGACTATGCGGAGGCCATGACGCGGTCGGACCTGGACGTTGAGGGCAGTCACGTTGCTGCGCTGCGGCGGTATTTTGACGACGACGCCATCGTCGAGCTGACTGGGCTGATCGCCTTCCAGAACATGTCCAGCAAGTTCAACAGCGCTCTGGCTGTCCCAGCCCAGGGTTTTTGTCGCCTGCCTAACGCAGCCGATCGTGGGTCGTCGCAGAAGGCACATGTCGTGGACATCCAATGA
- a CDS encoding APC family permease, translating to MSAGHQTEYRENSISLIAGISMGTGVMIGAGIFALTGQIAELAGPWFPLSFIAGAIVTGFSAYTYIKMSNAYPSAGGIAMILRKAYGPGAIAAAASLLMAFSMVINESLVARTFATYALRPFDVAQESFLIPTLGVGLIVFAYLVNISGNRSVGVFSFTMALLKIGGIALFGVAALWAGGFSFAPAAGAMDPIPLTGFIASVALSILAFKGFTTITNSGAEIVNPHKNVGRAIMLSIAICVVVYLLVAFAVGSSLTLDEIIAARDYALARAAEPTLGPYGFYFTIALAIVATASGLLASIFAVSRMLAMLTDMKMIPHSHFGMSGMIREHTLVYTVVTAAVLTVFFDLGRIASLGAFFYLVMDILIHWGVFRALRQEIGARGWVLIGAIGLDAIVLGAFGAMKLRSDPLIVIIAVAGIALVFLFERLYLKRWLETDTVEDH from the coding sequence ATGAGTGCCGGGCACCAGACCGAGTATCGGGAAAACAGTATCAGCCTGATCGCCGGTATCTCCATGGGGACCGGCGTCATGATCGGCGCCGGTATCTTCGCCCTGACCGGTCAGATTGCAGAGCTGGCGGGACCGTGGTTCCCGCTCTCCTTTATTGCCGGTGCCATCGTCACCGGATTCAGTGCCTACACTTATATCAAAATGTCGAATGCCTATCCGTCGGCCGGCGGCATCGCCATGATTCTGCGCAAGGCCTATGGCCCCGGCGCCATCGCTGCCGCAGCCTCCCTGCTGATGGCGTTCTCCATGGTGATCAATGAGAGCCTAGTGGCGCGCACCTTCGCCACCTATGCCCTGCGGCCGTTTGACGTGGCGCAGGAGAGTTTTCTGATTCCTACGCTCGGTGTCGGCCTGATCGTCTTCGCTTATCTGGTGAATATCTCCGGCAACCGGTCCGTCGGGGTGTTTTCCTTCACCATGGCGCTGCTCAAGATCGGTGGTATCGCGCTCTTCGGTGTCGCTGCCTTGTGGGCCGGCGGCTTTTCTTTCGCGCCAGCCGCCGGAGCAATGGACCCGATTCCGCTCACAGGTTTTATCGCGTCTGTCGCCCTGTCCATTCTGGCCTTCAAGGGATTTACCACCATCACCAACAGCGGCGCCGAGATCGTCAATCCACATAAGAATGTTGGCCGGGCAATCATGCTGTCCATTGCTATTTGCGTCGTGGTTTATCTGCTGGTGGCCTTTGCGGTCGGGTCCAGCCTGACTCTGGACGAAATCATTGCAGCGCGTGACTATGCGCTTGCCAGGGCAGCGGAACCGACACTCGGACCATATGGATTCTATTTCACTATCGCGCTTGCCATCGTCGCTACAGCATCCGGCCTTCTGGCCAGTATATTTGCGGTGTCGCGGATGTTGGCCATGCTGACCGACATGAAGATGATCCCGCACAGCCATTTCGGCATGTCCGGCATGATCCGGGAGCACACACTGGTCTATACGGTGGTGACGGCGGCGGTTCTGACCGTATTCTTTGATCTTGGACGCATCGCCTCGCTGGGTGCGTTCTTCTATCTGGTCATGGACATCCTGATTCACTGGGGTGTGTTTCGCGCCCTTAGGCAGGAGATTGGCGCGCGCGGCTGGGTGCTGATTGGTGCCATAGGTCTTGATGCCATTGTGCTTGGTGCTTTTGGTGCGATGAAGCTGCGATCCGACCCGCTCATCGTCATCATCGCCGTAGCGGGCATTGCGCTCGTGTTTCTTTTTGAGCGTCTGTACCTAAAACGGTGGCTGGAGACGGATACAGTGGAAGATCATTGA
- a CDS encoding helix-turn-helix domain-containing protein: MALTLMTIGELADQAHCLPETVRYYEKVGLLEPVQRMPSGHRRFDMDNLKRLVFLRRCRELGFSTQRMRELLTFVDQEEPECDDVRAIAADQLKEIRARIVDLKKMQSVLKRMIASCEQGALSDCPIIETLYKAP, from the coding sequence ATGGCGCTGACTTTGATGACCATAGGTGAACTCGCCGACCAGGCTCACTGCCTGCCGGAAACAGTCCGCTACTATGAAAAGGTTGGTTTACTCGAACCGGTCCAGCGGATGCCTAGTGGTCATCGCCGATTCGATATGGACAACCTTAAACGGCTCGTCTTTCTGCGTCGCTGTCGCGAGTTAGGGTTCTCGACGCAGAGGATGCGCGAATTGCTGACGTTCGTCGATCAGGAAGAACCCGAGTGCGACGACGTACGAGCCATTGCCGCTGACCAATTGAAGGAGATCAGGGCACGAATCGTCGATCTGAAGAAGATGCAGTCCGTACTAAAGAGAATGATCGCCTCGTGTGAACAGGGCGCTCTGTCCGACTGCCCGATCATTGAAACTCTTTACAAGGCCCCATAG
- the merF gene encoding mercury resistance system transport protein MerF yields MNNKRLLVVGMGGSLLAALCCFTPVLVLGLGVVGLSAWLGWLDFVLFPALGFFVLLTAYALYRQRRQMKAAPTASIGQSGAGS; encoded by the coding sequence GTGAACAACAAACGACTTCTTGTCGTCGGCATGGGTGGATCTCTGCTGGCCGCGCTCTGCTGCTTTACACCAGTTCTGGTACTGGGGCTCGGTGTTGTTGGGCTGTCGGCGTGGCTGGGGTGGCTGGACTTCGTGCTGTTTCCGGCGCTTGGCTTTTTTGTCCTGCTGACCGCCTACGCCCTCTACCGACAGCGCAGACAGATGAAAGCCGCTCCGACAGCGTCCATCGGGCAATCGGGAGCCGGCTCATGA
- the merA gene encoding mercury(II) reductase gives MTATEQVDRQASASHNRAAADLIVVGAGSAGFSAAITAAELGAKVALVGHGTIGGTCVNVGCVPSKTLIRAVETVHQARSASRFSGIEAHGCLADWTALAHQKDSLVAELRQAKYLDLLPQYEGVTYTDGPARLVEGGVRVNGSLLSSDRVIIATGAQPALPEIPGIETVPYLTSTSALALEKLPRSLLVIGGGYIGCELAQMFSRAGVAVTLVFRSRLLPEAEPEISDALTGYLRDDGMQIRDGLSYQAITNTGHGVALEVVDDDVTDTIEADAVLVATGRRPNTDGLGLGEAGIDLSPGGAVQVDDRQRTTRTGVYAAGDVTGRNMFVYMAAHSARIAAENALNGDNRRYDASVIPAVVFTDPQVASCGLTEASARSQGMEVRTSVLPLSYVPRAIAARDTRGLIKLIAETRTGRLVGAHILAPEGADSIQTAVLAIKHGLKATELAETIFPYLTTVEGLKLAAQTFDKDVSKLSCCA, from the coding sequence ATGACGGCAACTGAACAAGTGGACCGGCAGGCATCGGCCAGCCATAACCGTGCGGCGGCAGACCTCATTGTCGTCGGGGCCGGGTCGGCTGGATTCTCGGCAGCGATTACGGCGGCGGAGCTGGGCGCGAAGGTCGCCCTGGTTGGCCACGGCACGATTGGCGGAACATGCGTCAATGTCGGGTGTGTTCCATCCAAGACGCTGATTCGCGCCGTTGAAACCGTACACCAGGCCAGGTCCGCGTCCCGATTTTCTGGCATCGAAGCTCATGGCTGTCTCGCTGACTGGACGGCGCTAGCCCACCAAAAGGATAGTTTGGTCGCAGAGTTGCGCCAGGCGAAGTATCTGGATCTTCTGCCGCAATATGAAGGCGTCACTTACACTGATGGTCCGGCCCGGCTGGTGGAGGGCGGTGTCCGGGTCAATGGCAGCCTTCTGTCTTCAGACAGGGTCATCATCGCCACAGGGGCGCAGCCAGCCCTGCCCGAGATCCCAGGCATTGAGACGGTTCCCTACCTCACCAGCACCTCTGCACTGGCTTTGGAGAAGCTGCCCAGGTCACTGCTTGTCATAGGCGGTGGCTATATCGGCTGTGAACTGGCGCAGATGTTCTCCCGCGCCGGCGTTGCCGTCACCCTGGTCTTCCGCAGCCGTCTTCTGCCTGAAGCGGAACCGGAGATCAGTGATGCGCTCACCGGTTATCTCCGTGACGACGGTATGCAGATCCGGGACGGACTCTCCTATCAGGCGATCACAAACACCGGACACGGGGTCGCCCTGGAGGTCGTCGATGACGACGTCACCGATACGATTGAGGCCGACGCCGTTCTCGTCGCGACGGGGCGCCGGCCCAACACAGACGGGCTTGGGCTGGGCGAGGCCGGTATAGACCTGTCGCCCGGGGGTGCCGTCCAGGTGGATGACCGGCAACGGACCACCCGGACCGGTGTCTATGCGGCGGGCGATGTGACCGGCCGCAACATGTTCGTGTATATGGCCGCTCACAGCGCGCGGATTGCTGCGGAAAACGCTCTCAATGGCGACAATCGTCGCTATGACGCATCGGTGATACCAGCGGTCGTGTTCACCGACCCGCAGGTGGCGAGCTGCGGGCTGACGGAAGCTAGCGCCAGATCGCAGGGGATGGAGGTGCGGACCTCAGTGCTTCCCCTCAGCTATGTTCCGCGTGCAATTGCGGCTCGCGACACGCGGGGACTCATCAAGCTCATTGCCGAAACGCGCACGGGTCGGCTTGTGGGTGCGCATATTTTGGCGCCGGAGGGCGCAGACAGCATCCAGACAGCCGTCCTTGCCATCAAACACGGCCTGAAAGCCACGGAGCTAGCCGAAACGATCTTTCCCTATCTGACGACAGTAGAAGGGCTGAAGCTTGCGGCGCAGACCTTCGACAAGGATGTTTCCAAGCTGTCCTGTTGTGCCTGA
- a CDS encoding lysylphosphatidylglycerol synthase transmembrane domain-containing protein: MTLGRQLKQKFMRWIVPVLGGLLALGIVFWLYRDLDIVEFAAILQNAKPWWVAALGATILLEQVIQGWKWRQLLFDIKMVSVWRLTGAFLAGYAANTLVPLGISPVVRSWLVARTENLKVATVLVTTVISRFVDGIVFAAMAGLAAATVPVMQLETGVGTGLLIAGLLNVALFGGALWLLFRARHHLNRETSFASRIVERISRLSQRHLSGIRLALVEGIIWPRQRRRQIFVIGASVTMKLVALTHFLWAGLAIGVRLDPLDYLFLMVFAGFGMIIARFVRMPGGFIIGSGLAMKLVGVPDEQAIVMILLNQMTSVILVIGIGFVILGRSGIEIRGLQNSP; the protein is encoded by the coding sequence ATGACACTTGGGCGTCAGCTCAAACAAAAATTCATGCGCTGGATCGTGCCGGTCCTCGGTGGTCTGTTGGCACTTGGCATCGTCTTTTGGCTCTATCGCGATCTCGATATAGTTGAGTTTGCGGCTATTTTGCAGAATGCCAAGCCTTGGTGGGTCGCCGCATTGGGAGCCACCATTCTCCTTGAACAGGTCATACAAGGCTGGAAATGGCGCCAGCTGCTTTTTGATATCAAAATGGTCTCGGTATGGCGCCTGACCGGGGCATTCCTCGCCGGCTACGCAGCCAATACGCTGGTTCCCCTGGGCATTAGCCCGGTCGTTCGATCCTGGCTGGTAGCTCGCACTGAGAATCTCAAAGTAGCAACGGTCCTTGTAACAACCGTCATATCCCGATTTGTCGACGGCATCGTCTTTGCAGCCATGGCCGGTCTGGCGGCTGCGACAGTTCCGGTCATGCAACTTGAAACCGGCGTCGGAACGGGCCTCCTTATTGCCGGGTTGCTCAATGTCGCCCTGTTTGGTGGCGCCCTCTGGCTACTCTTTCGTGCTCGACATCACCTGAATAGAGAAACCTCTTTCGCCAGTCGAATTGTTGAGCGTATTTCTCGGCTGAGCCAGAGACACTTAAGCGGGATTCGTCTCGCCCTTGTGGAAGGAATCATATGGCCGCGTCAAAGGCGGCGGCAGATATTCGTGATCGGCGCAAGCGTGACCATGAAATTGGTTGCCCTGACCCATTTTCTCTGGGCTGGTCTGGCGATCGGTGTTCGTCTCGATCCTCTCGACTATCTGTTCCTGATGGTCTTCGCCGGGTTCGGAATGATTATCGCTAGGTTCGTCCGGATGCCGGGTGGCTTTATCATCGGATCGGGCTTGGCGATGAAGCTGGTGGGTGTGCCAGACGAGCAGGCGATTGTTATGATTTTGCTGAATCAAATGACATCCGTCATTCTCGTGATCGGTATTGGCTTCGTCATATTGGGGAGATCTGGAATCGAGATTCGCGGGCTGCAGAATTCACCGTGA
- a CDS encoding MFS transporter, which produces MTSEGDSSRDDQSPRSSFIRIAGAGTTFQAGSAAIDSATIMSALVLQLTGSVIAVGAVPAILRFGWLFPQFFVGYFASRSASSMRYYVVGAFGRAAVIAALAVVLAIGATWPALFLSVAVLGLWTLYAFVSGIVAVPYNDIVARAIPSDLRSRLLATRFLGGGILALFVAAAANSLIEQISFPQSFAAVFALSAALMIVSSAIFVSIPEPVRPVAGRKSDQSFGQYFTKGINTYRSHATFRRFVHAQWCGGVVLMAMPFYVVQANQSGLNLDRIALLLGAQALGALLSNPLWGWWGDRIGKRSLMRAVTTGRMVPPALVLLTSIGGFEFGLLPVYAVVFFVLGALSNGLTIAVIGLLMEISPNDQRPAYAGYFNALTAPAFLLPFVGGFIVQFSGIVVVFGLSIVFAIAQTVLIGKLRTHQL; this is translated from the coding sequence GTGACCTCTGAAGGCGACTCGTCACGCGACGATCAATCACCACGTTCATCGTTCATTCGTATTGCAGGTGCGGGAACGACATTTCAGGCGGGTTCGGCAGCCATTGATTCAGCGACCATCATGTCGGCTCTGGTCCTTCAACTCACGGGCAGTGTCATTGCCGTTGGTGCCGTTCCGGCGATCCTCAGATTTGGCTGGCTGTTTCCTCAGTTCTTCGTTGGGTATTTTGCCAGCCGCAGCGCGTCCAGTATGCGGTACTACGTCGTCGGCGCCTTCGGCCGTGCCGCTGTCATCGCTGCTCTGGCCGTGGTTCTCGCCATCGGAGCAACCTGGCCGGCTCTGTTTTTATCGGTGGCTGTGCTGGGGTTGTGGACTCTCTATGCCTTCGTCAGTGGGATTGTCGCAGTCCCCTACAATGACATTGTCGCACGGGCGATACCTTCTGATCTGCGTAGCCGACTTCTGGCGACCCGTTTCCTTGGCGGCGGAATACTGGCCCTGTTCGTCGCAGCTGCCGCTAACAGCCTAATAGAACAAATCTCATTTCCACAGTCGTTTGCTGCGGTGTTTGCGCTTTCAGCGGCCCTGATGATTGTCTCGTCAGCCATCTTCGTTTCCATACCGGAACCTGTACGGCCAGTAGCAGGTCGTAAGTCGGATCAGAGTTTTGGTCAGTACTTCACAAAGGGGATTAACACCTATCGGTCCCACGCGACGTTTCGTCGATTTGTCCATGCGCAGTGGTGCGGTGGTGTTGTCCTTATGGCTATGCCTTTTTATGTAGTCCAGGCCAACCAGAGTGGCCTGAATCTGGACCGGATTGCGCTTCTGCTGGGCGCACAGGCGCTCGGTGCCCTGTTGTCCAATCCATTGTGGGGCTGGTGGGGAGATCGTATCGGAAAAAGGAGTCTCATGCGTGCAGTGACTACCGGTCGCATGGTTCCGCCTGCGTTAGTATTGCTTACTTCAATAGGTGGTTTTGAATTTGGCCTTTTACCTGTCTATGCCGTGGTGTTCTTTGTGCTTGGGGCGTTGTCGAATGGACTGACCATTGCTGTCATTGGTCTGCTAATGGAGATTTCTCCAAACGACCAGCGTCCGGCGTATGCAGGTTACTTCAATGCCCTTACCGCGCCGGCATTTTTACTACCGTTTGTCGGCGGCTTCATCGTGCAATTTTCAGGGATAGTAGTGGTCTTCGGATTGTCAATTGTGTTCGCTATCGCGCAAACGGTGCTGATTGGTAAACTGCGTACTCACCAACTTTAG
- a CDS encoding ferric reductase-like transmembrane domain-containing protein encodes MIDKQTHHRIRFDPGWKIRHLGVIGVATLIAYGFLLSRPEWAEMHRWNRALGDASFVLVALAMAIGPLSRLLPSFRMAIPWRREFGVHGVLLGMAHVVVILFGWVELDLVRLFGYEVHPATERYVMVQHGFGLANTIGIVAAVYGTMLAAISNTWSQRRLGGPVWKFFQQSSYVLWMLIVLHTGYFLFLHFQDFHRRVPEPNWAQWPFAVVVLAILSLQIAASIQTWRPRLHRRGRMTGLTDSRS; translated from the coding sequence GTGATTGATAAGCAGACTCATCATCGTATCAGGTTCGATCCCGGCTGGAAAATCCGCCACCTTGGTGTGATCGGCGTGGCCACGCTCATCGCCTATGGGTTTCTGCTGTCTCGTCCAGAGTGGGCCGAAATGCACCGTTGGAACCGTGCACTGGGAGACGCGTCTTTCGTTCTTGTCGCGCTTGCCATGGCAATAGGACCGCTATCCCGTCTTCTGCCTTCGTTCCGTATGGCAATTCCATGGCGTCGTGAGTTTGGCGTTCATGGTGTATTGCTGGGCATGGCCCATGTTGTCGTTATTCTGTTCGGCTGGGTCGAGTTGGATCTCGTCCGTCTGTTCGGTTACGAGGTCCATCCGGCGACAGAGCGCTACGTCATGGTGCAACACGGGTTTGGTCTGGCTAACACCATTGGTATCGTAGCTGCGGTTTATGGCACGATGCTGGCGGCAATTTCAAATACCTGGAGTCAACGCAGACTGGGTGGCCCGGTGTGGAAATTTTTCCAGCAGAGCAGCTACGTGCTGTGGATGCTGATCGTGCTGCACACCGGCTATTTTCTCTTTCTTCACTTCCAGGACTTTCATCGTCGCGTGCCGGAGCCGAATTGGGCTCAGTGGCCCTTCGCAGTGGTTGTCCTGGCTATCCTGTCACTTCAGATTGCCGCATCAATACAGACGTGGCGTCCACGTTTGCACCGTCGTGGCCGCATGACAGGCTTGACGGACAGCCGATCCTGA